In Besnoitia besnoiti strain Bb-Ger1 chromosome IX, whole genome shotgun sequence, a single genomic region encodes these proteins:
- a CDS encoding WD domain, G-beta repeat-containing protein (encoded by transcript BESB_012440): MTTRLVSTSGRPVHPGDICPIRSTQRSQPSCPLPLFPAMPFLLHPHRPLLFWCTATQLHAYDFARDAWPLSEAAEAGRNHELPVTAADCVCQGCGATSSGLRLAGRRAPETPRCAQPATLAGASGADSKSRCLWVTAGDDKYVHLLSDGEFCLLQKRQQRKKLSAAVFLPPASSASAPEAAAAPAASEAWPLLLADKFGDVYRLADCSRMSAAQELAGDRLVKRMKSIASVHGLRTRQGEAENCDVAGDGAAEKQEASTPGSAAAAAASSCSGDTEAENPLAEGESGGRSEGAPAAQATRPAQAVEDRGDEEGDEEADGEEGDIPIISHLTTVTVLKVVHLSAKARSSPQAGCTQTHTLLITADRDEKIRICFLDQPWSVESFFLGHGDFVTDVVVLADGLPASSPARAAADGREEERAAAAGDDAEGRQQREALLEGQVAASCAADGTVKLWKLKDGSLLCENAEVLLQPRDLFDSSALALVVARSAAGRVHDVEGEASARGGPAEEAAWDKSSGNRPHVLPTGVDAGVLLPASLVYDPEQSLLTVNCLGLQGLLLFPLGTSAAAAATGMLGKKPFFLPLPAVPSATLLVRHSAEEIEGAPALNAAAPVLRAFRSSPHGDAPQTLSSADCPEVPFVWWIDEAGRLRPPVAVSLPLLAFASGAQKEVPCSPQVLPYLCGNANDACFPAPGDDARPNYLYLWKSTRSPTCPTDEERRAKRLRHKHLQQQQQQEMHERLKNHTSREASADIRAKS, translated from the exons ATGACGACACGCCTCGTGTCGACTTCGGGGCGACCGGTGCATCCGGGCGACATCTGTCCCATCCGCtcgacgcagcgcagccagccgtcttgcccgctgccgctgttTCCGGCGATGCCTTTTCTGCTGCATCCGCATCGTCCGCTTCTCTTCTGGTGCACAGCGACCCAGCTGCATGCGTACGACTTTGCCCGCGACGCGTGGCCCCTctctgaggcggcggaggcaggcagaAACCACGAACTGCCGGTGACCGCGGCGGACTGCGTCTGccagggctgcggcgccacaagctccggcctccgcctcgcgggtcGGCGCGCACCCGAGACGCCCAGATgtgcgcagccggcgacgctcgctggcgcctccggcgcagaCTCGAAGAGCCGCTGCCTGTGGGTCACCGCGGGCGACGATAAGTACGTGCATCTCCTTTCTGACGGCGAGTTTTGCCTGCTGCAGAAACGGCAACAACGCAAGAAACTGAGCGCGGCGGTCTTCCttccgcccgcgtcgtcggcctcggcgcccgaggcggctgcagcgccggcggcgagcgaggcttggccgcttcttctcgcggaTAAATTTGGAGACGTCTACCGCCTCGCGGACTGCTCGCGCATGTCGGCGGCTCAGGAGCTCGCGGGCGACCGCCTCGTCAAGCGCATGAAGTCGATTGCGAGCGTTCACGGCTTACGGACGCGGCAGGGTGAAGCGGAGAACTGCGACGTTGCCGGggacggcgctgcagagaagcaggAGGCTTCCACGCCAGGCagtgccgcagcggctgcggccagCTCCTGCAGTGGAGACACAGAGGCTGAGAATCCTCTGgctgagggagagagcggtGGAAGAAGCGAAGGTGCCCCCGCTGCTCAGGCGACtcggccggcgcaggcggtcgAAGatcgcggcgacgaggagggcgacgaggaggccgatggggaggaaggcgacatTCCGATCATCTCGCATCTGACCACAGTCACGGTGCTCAAGGTCGTGCATCTGTCGGCGAAGGCCCGCTCGAGTCCCCAGGCTGGATGCACCCAGACTCACACGCTGCTCATCACCGCCGACCGCGATGAGAAAATCCGCATCTGCTTTCTGGACCAGCCCTGGAGCGTGGAGAGCTTCTTCCTTGGCCACGGGGACTTCGTCACCGACGTTGTCGTGCTCGCTGACGGcctgcctgcgtcgtcgccggcgcgcgcggcggcagacgggcgcgaggaggagcgcgccgccgccgctggagacgacgcagagggccgccagcagcgcgaggctctTCTGGAGGGTCAGGTCGCTGCGTCTTGCGCGGCGGACGGGACTGTGAAGCTCTGGAAGCTGAAGGACGGAAGTCTGCTCTGCGAGAACGCGGAAGTCcttctgcagcctcgcgacCTCTTCGACTCGAGCGCACTCGCCCTCGTGGTCGCCCGCTCGGCGGCAGGGCGTGTGCACGAcgtcgagggagaggcgtcggcgaggggagggcctgcggaggaagcggcgtgGGACAAGTCGTCCGGAAATCGCCCGCATGTCCTGCCCACCGGCGTGGATGCCGGCGTCCTCTTGCCCGCCTCGCTGGTGTACGACCCCGAGCAGTCCCTGTTGACTGTCAACTGTCTGGGCCTCCAGGGGCTGCTGCTCTTTCCCCTGGGTacctcggccgcggcggccgcgactgGCATGCTAGGGAAGAAGCCGTTTTTCCTGCCTTTGCCTGCGGTGCCCTCCGCCACCCTCCTCGTGCGTCACTCGGCGGAGGAGATCGAGGGCGCACCAGCGCTcaacgcggccgcgcctgtccTCCGCGCGTTCAGGTCCTCTCCCCACGGGGACGCTCCGCAGACTCTGTCCTCCGCCGACTGTCCGGAAGTGCCCTTCGTCTGGTGGATTGACGAGGCAggccggctgcggccgcctgtggcagtgtctctccctctcttggCTTTTGCCTCCGGAGCCCAGAAGGAGGTGCCCTGCTCGCCGCAAGTTCTTCCGTACCTCTGCGGGAACGCAAACGACGCTTGCTTCCCAGCCCCCGGCGACG ACGCCCGGCCGAACTACCTGTACCTGTGGAAAAGCACGCGGTCGCCAACGTGCCCCaccgacgaggagagacgcgcgaagcgacTGCGGCATAAGCATCTCCAGCAGCAACAGCAACAAGAAATGCATGAACGCTTGAAGAACCACACCAGCCgggaggcgtccgcggacATCCGTGCCAAAAGTTGA